One Vigna unguiculata cultivar IT97K-499-35 chromosome 11, ASM411807v1, whole genome shotgun sequence DNA window includes the following coding sequences:
- the LOC114168896 gene encoding probable 1-acyl-sn-glycerol-3-phosphate acyltransferase 5 — protein sequence MAVHTPPSSCFGAKKYQALAPLRILRGLVCLLVLLSTAFIMLVFFGFISAVIVRLLSVRYSRRATSFFFGAWLALWPFLFEKINKTKVVFSGDDVPCRERILLIANHRTEVDWMYLWDLALRKGCLGYIKYILKSSLMRLPVFGWSFHILEFIPVERKWEADESIMRHMLSTFKNPQDPLWLALFPEGTDFTDQKCLRSQKYAAEHGLPVLKNVLLPKTKGFCACLQELRESLTAVYDVTIGYKNRCPSFLDNVFGVDPSEVHIHIHRIPIDTIPESETEMSTWLINRFQLKDQLLSKFQVQGQFPDPATQRDLSSVKSILNCMTIVAVTGTCMYYSFSSVWFKLYVSLVCAYLVPATYFNIRPQPILSLLKMRSSCHLSNT from the exons ATGGCTGTTCATACACCTCCAAGTTCATGTTTTGGAGCTAAGAAGTATCAGGCTCTAGCACCATTGAGAATTTTAAGGGGTCTGGTGTGTCTACTGGTTCTGCTTTCAACAGCATTTATAATGTTAGTGTTCTTTGGCTTTATAAGTGCTGTTATAGTTCGACTTCTTAGTGTCCGTTACAGCAGGAGAGCAACTTCCTTTTTCTTTGGTGCTTGGCTTGCCTTGTGGCCCTTTCTGTTTGAAAAGATCAACAAGACTAAGGTTGTGTTTTCTGGAGACGATGTTCCTTGTAGAGAACGGATCTTACTGATCGCGAATCATAGAACCGAGGTTGATTGGATGTATTTATGGGACCTTGCCTTGAGGAAGGGATGCCTTggatacataaaatatatacttaaGAGCAGCTTGATGAGACTTCCAGTTTTTGGTTGGTCATTTCACATACTAGAGTTCATCCCAGTGGAAAGAAAGTGGGAGGCAGATGAATCAATCATGCGCCATATGCTTTCAACATTCAAGAATCCACAAGATCCTCTCTGGCTTGCTCTTTTCCCAGAAGGCACTGATTTTAC TGACCAAAAGTGCCTTCGGAGTCAAAAATATGCTGCTGAACATGGGTTACCAGTTCTGAAAAATGTTCTACTTCCAAAGACAAAGGGCTTCTGCGCCTGCTTGCAAGAGTTGAGGGAATCTCTCACTGCAG TTTATGATGTTACCATTGGCTACAAAAACCGCTGCCCTTCTTTCTTGGACAATGTCTTTGGGGTGGATCCTTCTGAAGTTCATATACATATTCACCGCATCCCCATCGATACTATCCCAGAATCTGAAACTGAAATGTCCACTTGGTTGATAAATAGATTCCAGTTGAAGGACCAGTTGCTTTCAAAATTTCAAGTCCAAGGTCAGTTTCCTGATCCAGCAACACAAAGGGACCTGTCTAGTGTGAAGAGCATTTTGAACTGTATGACAATTGTTGCCGTGACAGGCACATGCATGTACTACAGTTTTTCCTCTGTCTGGTTTAAACTTTATGTGTCTCTAGTCTGTGCTTATTTGGTTCCAGCCACCTATTTCAATATTCGGCCACAGCCCATTCTTAGCCTCTTGAAGATGAGATCAAGTTGCCACCTTTCAAATACATGA
- the LOC114168954 gene encoding UPF0496 protein At4g34320-like, translating into MGSHMSKKMPETSTVGLGTELLHYKTELSSYEAACKLDSDLQFFDTTLQARTNEVINTLAAGVEVRALSFDSLKQVTECLLEMNQEVVKVILDCKKDIWKSQELFELVEEYFENSLQTLDFCTALEKCLKRSRDSQLLILVALQQFEEESGLGDNRYVRTLQEFKNFKAAGDPFTEEFFKIFQSVYRHQIVMFEKLQLRKNKLDKKLKYIKSWRKVSSMIFVATFAAVLICSVVAAAIAAPPVAAAIAAATSIPIGSMGKWMDSLWKNYENALKGQKEVISSMQAGTYVAIKDLDSIRVLIDRLEIEIESLLQNVDFAIEEGAVKVAIEEIKKKLGVFMKNVEDLGVQADMCSRDIRRARTVVLQRIIKHPHN; encoded by the coding sequence ATGGGGAGTCACATGAGCAAGAAGATGCCTGAAACTTCTACTGTTGGCCTCGGCACCGAATTGTTGCACTACAAAACCGAGTTGAGTTCTTATGAGGCTGCTTGCAAGCTTGATTCTGATTTGCAGTTCTTTGACACCACACTTCAAGCTAGAACAAATGAGGTTATCAATACCCTTGCTGCTGGTGTTGAAGTTCGAGCTCTTTCATTTGATTCTCTAAAACAGGTCACAGAGTGTCTTCTGGAGATGAACCAGGAAGTTGTGAAGGTAATCTTGGACTGCAAGAAAGACATATGGAAAAGTCAAGAACTGTTTGAACTGGTTGAGGAATACTTTGAGAACAGTCTGCAAACGTTAGACTTCTGCACTGCATTGGAAAAGTGCCTCAAACGTTCTCGTGACAGTCAGCTGCTAATCCTTGTGGCTCTTCAACAGTTTGAGGAGGAATCAGGGTTGGGTGACAACCGTTACGTGAGAACATTGCAAGAATTTAAGAATTTCAAGGCAGCTGGTGATCCTTTCACTGAAGAATTCTTCAAGATATTTCAATCTGTTTACAGGCACCAGATAGTGATGTTTGAGAAGTTGCAACTGAGGAAGAACAAGCTTGATAAGAAGCTCAAATACATCAAGTCTTGGAGGAAGGTTTCGAGTATGATCTTTGTGGCTACTTTTGCTGCAGTCTTGATATGCTCCGTTGTTGCAGCAGCTATAGCAGCACCACCTGTTGCAGCTGCAATAGCTGCTGCTACATCGATCCCAATAGGGTCAATGGGAAAGTGGATGGACTCTCTCTGGAAGAACTATGAAAATGCATTGAAGGGGCAGAAGGAAGTGATTAGTTCAATGCAGGCTGGAACATATGTTGCTATAAAGGACTTGGACAGCATTAGGGTTCTCATTGACAGGCTTGAAATTGAGATTGAATCTCTGTTGCAGAATGTGGATTTTGCCATTGAAGAAGGAGCTGTGAAAGTTGCAATAGAGGAGATCAAGAAAAAGCTTGGAGTGTTCATGAAGAATGTTGAAGATTTGGGAGTTCAAGCTGATATGTGCAGCCGTGACATTAGGAGAGCAAGGACAGTGGTCCTGCAGAGGATCATAAAGCATCCCCACAACTGA